One stretch of Desulfobaccales bacterium DNA includes these proteins:
- a CDS encoding tetratricopeptide repeat protein, which translates to MPKPVSRRRGLLTPEPEVRTLLQRLQDRIQPYLTYIFIGVGLVVVLAAGWWLTTHLRERRAQAAAVALAPLRPQLSDPAKAAEVLPALEKIVKDHAGTPAALEAEMFRAHLLYQTGKFEEALAAYKRLAGDSRVQRQPGLRVMVAESISYCEEALGRPKEAALALKPLLDEVSGPLQGELLRRYAGLAEKAGQPEEARRAWEKLLERPPVPALVPYLKEKLASSSPPASP; encoded by the coding sequence ATGCCCAAACCCGTCTCCCGGCGCCGGGGGCTTTTGACGCCGGAACCGGAAGTGCGCACCCTCCTGCAGCGTCTGCAGGACCGGATCCAACCTTATCTGACCTACATTTTTATCGGCGTGGGCCTAGTGGTCGTCCTGGCCGCCGGCTGGTGGCTCACCACCCACCTGCGGGAGCGCCGGGCCCAGGCCGCCGCGGTGGCCCTGGCCCCCTTGCGTCCGCAACTCTCAGACCCGGCCAAGGCCGCCGAGGTTCTGCCGGCCTTGGAGAAGATCGTCAAGGACCATGCCGGCACCCCGGCCGCCCTGGAGGCCGAGATGTTCCGGGCCCACCTCCTTTATCAGACCGGGAAATTCGAGGAGGCCCTGGCCGCCTACAAACGTCTGGCCGGCGATTCCCGGGTGCAGCGCCAGCCGGGCTTGCGGGTCATGGTGGCGGAAAGCATCAGTTACTGCGAAGAGGCCCTGGGCCGGCCGAAAGAGGCCGCTCTGGCCTTAAAGCCCCTCCTGGACGAGGTGAGCGGCCCGCTCCAGGGGGAGCTCCTGCGCCGCTACGCCGGGCTGGCGGAGAAGGCCGGCCAGCCCGAAGAGGCCCGCCGGGCCTGGGAAAAGCTCCTGGAGCGGCCGCCGGTACCGGCCCTGGTGCCCTACCTGAAAGAGAAGCTGGCGAGCTCTTCCCCGCCGGCCTCCCCGTGA
- the hisH gene encoding imidazole glycerol phosphate synthase subunit HisH, whose product MVVVVDYQAGNLASVVRALTALGAQSRVTEEPEEVARASRVVFPGVGAAGKAMAVLRQRGLDEALRQVMSRGVPLLGICLGAQIILEFSEENDTPCLGLLSGRAKALPRQPGIKIPHMGWNRVDFVRPHPVFADLPPTAEYYFVHSYFPEPARPEMVAGITEHGGPFVSAVAWENLVATQFHPEKSGRFGLHILANFLAWDGTLAQ is encoded by the coding sequence ATGGTCGTAGTCGTGGATTACCAGGCCGGCAATCTGGCCAGCGTGGTGAGGGCGTTGACTGCCCTGGGGGCCCAAAGCCGGGTGACGGAGGAGCCGGAGGAGGTGGCCCGAGCCTCCCGGGTGGTCTTCCCCGGGGTGGGCGCCGCCGGCAAGGCCATGGCGGTATTGCGGCAGCGGGGGCTGGATGAGGCCCTGCGCCAGGTGATGTCCCGGGGGGTGCCGCTTTTGGGCATCTGCCTGGGGGCTCAGATCATCTTGGAGTTCAGCGAGGAGAACGACACGCCCTGCCTCGGGCTTCTCTCTGGCCGTGCCAAAGCCTTGCCCCGCCAGCCGGGCATCAAGATTCCGCACATGGGCTGGAACCGGGTGGACTTTGTGCGGCCCCATCCGGTCTTTGCTGATCTCCCGCCCACGGCCGAGTACTATTTTGTCCACAGCTATTTCCCCGAACCGGCCCGGCCGGAGATGGTGGCCGGGATCACGGAGCACGGTGGCCCCTTCGTGAGCGCCGTGGCGTGGGAGAACCTGGTGGCCACCCAGTTCCACCCGGAAAAGAGTGGCCGCTTCGGGCTTCACATCCTGGCCAACTTCCTGGCCTGGGACGGCACCCTTGCTCAGTAA
- the opp4C gene encoding oligopeptide ABC transporter permease, translated as MHGREFWQRFRRNRLAMTGLVLVAGMFVVSLAAPWLAPYDPGYIDLEAVLMPPSRDHWLGTDNLGRDVLSRIIYGSQVSLKVGFVSVGLATLIGLLLGSVAGFYGGWVDFLLMRLVDLMLCFPSFFLILAVIAVLEPSIWNIMVVIGLTSWMGVARLVRAEFLSLREREFVQAARALGASDFRLIWRHLLPNALAPVMVSATLGVAGAILTESALSFLGLGVQPPTPSWGNMLTAGKDSLEIAWWLSVFPGLAILITVLSYNLLGEGVREAIDPRLRE; from the coding sequence ATGCACGGACGGGAATTTTGGCAGCGTTTTCGGCGCAATCGCCTGGCCATGACCGGGCTGGTCCTGGTGGCGGGGATGTTCGTGGTGTCGCTGGCTGCCCCGTGGTTGGCGCCGTATGACCCGGGTTATATCGATTTGGAGGCGGTGCTCATGCCCCCCAGCCGGGACCACTGGCTGGGCACGGACAACCTGGGGCGGGATGTGCTTTCCCGCATCATCTACGGCTCCCAGGTGTCCCTGAAGGTGGGGTTTGTCTCCGTGGGGCTGGCCACCCTCATCGGCCTCCTCCTCGGGTCGGTGGCGGGTTTTTACGGCGGCTGGGTGGATTTTCTCCTCATGCGCCTGGTGGACCTGATGCTCTGCTTCCCCAGTTTCTTCTTGATTTTGGCGGTGATTGCGGTCCTGGAGCCCAGCATCTGGAACATCATGGTGGTCATCGGCCTCACCAGCTGGATGGGGGTGGCCCGGCTGGTGCGGGCGGAGTTCCTGTCGCTTCGGGAGCGGGAGTTTGTCCAGGCGGCCCGCGCTTTGGGGGCCTCGGATTTTCGCCTCATCTGGCGGCATCTTTTGCCCAACGCCCTGGCGCCGGTAATGGTCTCCGCCACCCTGGGGGTGGCCGGCGCCATCCTGACGGAGAGCGCCCTGAGTTTCCTGGGGCTGGGGGTGCAGCCCCCTACCCCCAGTTGGGGCAACATGCTCACCGCCGGCAAGGACTCCCTGGAAATTGCCTGGTGGCTGTCGGTCTTTCCGGGCTTGGCCATCCTGATTACGGTGCTCAGCTATAATCTCCTGGGGGAAGGGGTGCGGGAGGCCATTGATCCGCGCCTGCGGGAGTGA
- the hisF gene encoding imidazole glycerol phosphate synthase subunit HisF, which produces MLSKRIIPCLDVRDGRTTKGIKFQDNVDIGDPVEMARYYYDTGADELVFYDITASSDRRGIMIDVVRRVAKVIFIPFSVGGGIRTLEDMREVLLAGAEKVSVNTAAVQNPRLIAQGAEAFGSQCIVLGMDVKRVPPSPTIPSGYEVVIHGGRTPMGLDALWWAKEAERLGAGEICLNSIDADGTQDGYELTVTRMISEAVSIPVIASGGAGKPEHLAEVLTAGRADAALIASMVHYGTYTIPGIKEYLAQQGIPVRLTW; this is translated from the coding sequence TTGCTCAGTAAGCGCATCATCCCCTGCCTGGATGTCCGGGACGGCCGGACCACCAAAGGGATCAAGTTTCAAGACAACGTGGACATCGGCGACCCGGTGGAGATGGCCCGGTATTATTACGACACCGGGGCGGACGAGCTGGTGTTCTATGACATCACCGCCTCCAGCGACCGCCGGGGCATCATGATTGACGTGGTGCGCCGGGTGGCAAAGGTGATCTTCATCCCCTTCTCTGTGGGCGGCGGCATCAGGACCTTGGAGGACATGCGGGAGGTGCTGTTGGCGGGGGCCGAAAAGGTGAGCGTCAACACCGCGGCGGTGCAAAACCCCCGGCTCATTGCCCAGGGGGCTGAGGCCTTCGGGAGCCAATGCATCGTCCTGGGCATGGACGTGAAACGGGTGCCGCCTTCCCCCACAATCCCCAGCGGCTACGAGGTGGTCATCCACGGCGGCCGCACGCCCATGGGCCTCGACGCCCTGTGGTGGGCCAAGGAGGCGGAGCGGCTGGGGGCCGGGGAGATCTGCCTCAACTCCATCGACGCCGACGGCACCCAAGACGGCTATGAGCTGACGGTGACCCGGATGATCTCCGAGGCGGTGTCCATCCCGGTGATCGCCTCCGGCGGCGCCGGCAAGCCCGAGCACCTGGCGGAGGTGCTCACCGCCGGCCGGGCCGATGCCGCCCTCATCGCCTCCATGGTGCACTACGGCACTTACACCATCCCGGGCATTAAGGAGTACTTGGCCCAGCAGGGCATTCCGGTGCGCCTCACCTGGTGA
- a CDS encoding tetratricopeptide repeat protein, with amino-acid sequence MKKTVVTVICLVMALVLCGAGTGLAAKAKQAAAPAGEMDINKALVDSFELMEKGKFAEAQKMLEKVLQKDPGNPLALNNLAAIMVKAKKFDKADTYLNQALPRAKGYMVQVNRVCQVGGICVAFKPVSAGTGNQELAPLVLMNLEMVKQYMSAEPLAGRGPRQ; translated from the coding sequence ATGAAAAAAACTGTTGTGACGGTCATTTGTCTGGTTATGGCGTTGGTGCTGTGCGGTGCGGGAACCGGGTTGGCCGCCAAGGCCAAACAGGCTGCTGCACCCGCAGGGGAAATGGATATCAATAAAGCCCTGGTCGACAGCTTTGAGCTGATGGAAAAGGGCAAGTTCGCCGAAGCCCAGAAGATGTTGGAAAAAGTCCTGCAGAAAGATCCCGGCAACCCCCTGGCCCTGAACAACCTGGCCGCCATCATGGTGAAGGCCAAGAAGTTTGACAAGGCGGATACCTACCTCAATCAGGCGCTGCCCCGGGCCAAGGGCTACATGGTCCAGGTGAACCGGGTCTGTCAGGTGGGAGGCATCTGCGTGGCCTTCAAGCCCGTCAGCGCCGGCACCGGCAATCAGGAACTGGCGCCTTTAGTTCTTATGAACCTGGAAATGGTCAAGCAGTACATGTCGGCTGAGCCCCTGGCAGGCAGGGGGCCGAGACAGTAA
- a CDS encoding outer membrane beta-barrel protein, giving the protein MQGTMWGRTAALLLALALVAAAPKPARATAAATGATVAQVVGFGALAATFAYFAWLNRPAAQGTVDWGVKGPGGFFVGAFVGGGFVQSARWQLAQAGVTTSRVNFEPSPLGGLKAGYFLHSFPYFGAEIEFMFDKHNTGTTQVSLSRPVRSSATALLPVYHINVSTLAFHFLLRYGFLPDKEVPFGRLQPYVGLGPGFVILWSTYDSAKNFSLEASAGVRYMVRKNVSLFAEYKFSQQWEVELDSMRYSIPGVPGQITDKATFDFTAHRFAVGVAFHFL; this is encoded by the coding sequence ATGCAGGGGACGATGTGGGGACGCACCGCGGCATTGCTGCTGGCCTTGGCCCTGGTGGCCGCGGCTCCGAAACCGGCCCGGGCCACCGCCGCCGCCACCGGCGCCACCGTGGCCCAGGTGGTGGGCTTCGGCGCCTTGGCCGCCACCTTTGCCTACTTCGCCTGGCTCAACCGGCCTGCCGCCCAGGGCACGGTGGATTGGGGCGTCAAGGGCCCCGGGGGCTTTTTCGTCGGCGCCTTCGTCGGCGGCGGCTTTGTGCAGTCCGCCCGCTGGCAGCTGGCCCAAGCCGGGGTCACTACCTCCCGGGTGAACTTTGAGCCGAGCCCCCTAGGGGGCCTCAAGGCCGGCTATTTCCTGCACAGCTTCCCTTATTTCGGAGCGGAAATTGAGTTCATGTTCGATAAGCACAACACCGGCACCACCCAGGTGAGCCTGAGCCGGCCGGTGCGCAGCTCCGCCACCGCCCTCTTGCCGGTATATCACATCAATGTGAGCACCCTGGCCTTTCATTTCCTCCTCCGCTACGGCTTCCTGCCGGACAAGGAGGTGCCCTTTGGCCGCCTGCAACCCTATGTGGGCCTGGGACCCGGCTTTGTCATCCTCTGGTCCACCTATGACTCGGCCAAGAATTTCTCCCTGGAGGCCTCTGCCGGGGTGCGCTACATGGTGCGCAAAAATGTTTCCCTCTTTGCCGAGTACAAGTTCAGCCAGCAGTGGGAGGTGGAACTGGATTCCATGCGGTACAGCATCCCCGGCGTCCCCGGCCAGATCACCGACAAGGCCACCTTTGATTTCACGGCGCACCGCTTTGCCGTGGGCGTCGCCTTCCATTTCCTGTAA
- a CDS encoding CBS domain-containing protein: MHTARDIMTREVVTAGPEDSVEDLARLLAEKRISGVPVVDEEGRVLGVVTQSDLLKRTREPTLPLALNILDLHLFLETPGRFRQRLEKLLGTTVRQVMSSPAVTVSPDTPVSELARLMEEKRIHTLPVVEDGKLVGIVGKLDLIRVLARPPA, encoded by the coding sequence ATGCATACAGCCCGTGATATCATGACCCGGGAGGTGGTGACGGCCGGCCCCGAGGACTCGGTGGAGGATCTGGCCCGCCTCCTGGCCGAGAAGCGCATCAGTGGGGTGCCGGTGGTAGATGAGGAGGGCCGGGTCCTGGGGGTGGTGACCCAATCCGACCTCCTCAAGCGCACCCGGGAGCCCACCTTGCCCCTGGCCCTGAACATCCTGGACCTGCATCTTTTCCTGGAGACCCCGGGGCGCTTCCGCCAGCGCCTGGAAAAGCTGTTGGGGACCACGGTGCGCCAGGTGATGTCCAGCCCCGCGGTCACCGTGTCGCCGGACACGCCCGTCTCCGAGCTGGCCCGCCTCATGGAAGAAAAGCGGATTCACACCCTGCCGGTGGTGGAAGACGGGAAACTGGTGGGCATCGTGGGCAAGCTGGACCTCATCCGGGTGCTGGCCCGGCCGCCGGCGTGA
- a CDS encoding NAD(P)H-hydrate dehydratase, whose translation MKLVTAAEMRELDRRTIEEVGVPSLVLMENAGRSTYLVLRREFPDLDGPVAVLAGRGNNGGDGCVVARYLANAGIPVFVLLFARREQVSGDARVNLDILSRLGVEVVEVPEDAAFQVHLPRLREAGLIVDALLGTGLNAPVRGLLAEVIEEVNRLPVPVLAVDIPSGLCADTGQVLGVAVQAAVAVTYGLPKLGQILPPGRELCGRLFRVDISIPPELTRPLPVELAEAAELAGLIPPRPFAAHKGTFGHAVVLAGSVGKTGAAAMAGEAALRAGAGLVTVAVPESLNDILEVKLTEVMSLPLAEVPGARAVSRRALEPLQEFLRDKTALALGPGLGTHPETRELVQELVRTLALPMVIDADGVNCLAGAGECLRQAPAPRILTPHPGELARFLGTTTADIQARRLEVARETARVYNCLVVLKGAQTVTAAPDGRLSLNPTGNPGLASGGTGDVLTGLIGGFLAQRLDPWDAARLGVYLHGLAADYLAADLGPRGFIAGDLLEVLPQALADLAAGRIPTPDGDPCIQPVIS comes from the coding sequence ATGAAACTGGTCACTGCCGCCGAGATGCGGGAGCTGGATCGCCGCACCATCGAAGAGGTGGGGGTCCCCTCCCTGGTGCTCATGGAGAATGCCGGCCGGAGCACCTACCTGGTGCTGCGCCGGGAATTTCCGGACCTGGACGGCCCGGTGGCGGTCTTGGCCGGCCGGGGCAACAACGGTGGCGACGGCTGCGTGGTGGCCCGCTATCTCGCCAACGCCGGGATCCCGGTCTTTGTCCTCCTGTTTGCCCGCCGGGAACAGGTCTCCGGCGATGCCCGGGTCAACCTGGACATCCTCTCTCGCCTGGGGGTGGAGGTGGTGGAGGTGCCGGAGGACGCAGCGTTCCAAGTGCACCTGCCCCGCCTCCGGGAAGCCGGGCTGATTGTGGATGCCCTGCTGGGCACCGGCCTCAATGCGCCGGTCCGGGGGCTTTTGGCCGAGGTCATCGAGGAGGTGAACCGCCTGCCGGTGCCGGTGTTGGCGGTGGATATCCCCTCGGGGCTGTGCGCCGACACCGGCCAGGTACTGGGGGTGGCGGTCCAGGCCGCAGTCGCTGTCACCTACGGCCTCCCCAAGCTGGGGCAGATCCTGCCGCCGGGCCGGGAACTCTGCGGCCGCCTCTTTCGGGTGGACATCAGTATTCCCCCGGAGCTCACCCGGCCCCTACCCGTGGAGCTGGCCGAGGCGGCGGAGCTGGCCGGGCTCATCCCCCCCCGGCCCTTTGCGGCCCACAAGGGCACCTTCGGCCACGCGGTGGTGCTGGCGGGGAGCGTGGGCAAGACCGGCGCCGCGGCGATGGCCGGGGAGGCGGCCCTGAGGGCCGGGGCCGGACTGGTGACCGTGGCGGTGCCGGAGAGCCTCAACGACATCCTGGAAGTAAAGCTCACCGAGGTGATGAGCCTGCCCCTGGCGGAGGTGCCGGGGGCCCGGGCCGTCAGCCGCCGGGCCTTGGAACCCCTGCAGGAGTTTCTCCGGGACAAGACCGCCCTGGCCCTGGGTCCGGGTCTGGGCACCCACCCGGAGACCCGGGAGCTGGTGCAGGAGTTGGTGCGCACCCTGGCGCTCCCCATGGTCATCGACGCCGACGGGGTCAACTGTCTGGCCGGCGCCGGAGAATGCCTGCGCCAAGCCCCGGCTCCCCGGATCCTCACCCCCCACCCCGGAGAGCTGGCCCGGTTTCTGGGCACCACCACGGCGGACATTCAGGCCCGACGCCTGGAGGTGGCCCGGGAGACGGCCAGGGTCTATAACTGCCTGGTGGTCCTCAAGGGCGCCCAGACGGTCACCGCCGCCCCCGACGGCCGCCTCAGCCTCAACCCCACGGGCAACCCCGGGCTGGCCAGCGGCGGCACCGGCGATGTCCTCACCGGCCTCATCGGGGGCTTCCTCGCCCAGCGTTTAGATCCCTGGGACGCCGCCCGCCTGGGGGTGTACTTGCATGGCCTGGCGGCGGATTATCTGGCCGCCGACCTGGGGCCCCGGGGGTTCATTGCCGGCGATCTTTTGGAGGTGCTCCCCCAGGCCCTGGCCGATCTGGCCGCGGGCCGCATCCCGACGCCTGATGGTGACCCATGCATACAGCCCGTGATATCATGA
- a CDS encoding tetratricopeptide repeat protein — MAKEEPELMDALVRSYDLLEAGKLPEAKKIYLEILAKHPDHPLALNNLAFIQIKEGDLKGARASLERALPNAAGYRLKVNKVCAVEGICLAFRPGGPAYGDQDLEPLVRLNLNLVKEKLAPGRTK; from the coding sequence GTGGCGAAGGAGGAGCCGGAGCTGATGGACGCCTTGGTGCGGAGTTATGACCTCCTGGAGGCGGGCAAGCTCCCCGAGGCCAAAAAGATTTACCTGGAAATCCTTGCCAAGCATCCCGACCATCCCCTGGCCCTCAACAACCTGGCCTTTATCCAGATCAAGGAGGGGGATCTCAAGGGCGCCCGGGCCAGCCTGGAGCGGGCCTTGCCCAATGCGGCGGGCTATCGCCTGAAGGTGAACAAGGTCTGCGCGGTGGAGGGCATCTGCCTGGCCTTCCGCCCCGGGGGCCCGGCCTACGGCGATCAGGATCTGGAGCCCCTGGTGCGCCTCAACCTCAACCTGGTCAAGGAAAAGCTGGCCCCGGGCCGCACTAAATGA
- the tsaE gene encoding tRNA (adenosine(37)-N6)-threonylcarbamoyltransferase complex ATPase subunit type 1 TsaE, protein MREYIVKSESPEATRELAARLGRLLEPGDVVALVGELGAGKTEFVRGLAVGLDVPPDIPVSSPSFVLAHEYPGRLPLVHLDLYRLEHLPPELLPDLEEYLFGERVAAVEWAERLGELLPENYLEVRLTVTGKSTREITLIGHGPRGEELAAALAASPES, encoded by the coding sequence GTGAGAGAGTATATCGTCAAGAGCGAGAGCCCCGAGGCCACCCGGGAGCTGGCGGCCCGCCTGGGCCGCCTCCTTGAGCCCGGCGATGTGGTGGCCCTGGTGGGGGAGTTGGGCGCCGGCAAGACGGAATTCGTCCGGGGACTGGCCGTGGGCCTGGATGTCCCTCCGGACATCCCCGTCTCCTCCCCCAGCTTTGTGTTGGCCCACGAATACCCTGGGCGATTGCCCCTGGTACACCTGGACCTTTACCGCCTGGAGCACCTGCCGCCGGAGCTGCTGCCGGACCTGGAGGAGTATCTTTTCGGGGAGCGGGTGGCGGCGGTGGAATGGGCCGAACGGTTGGGGGAGCTTCTGCCGGAGAATTACCTGGAGGTGCGCCTCACAGTGACCGGCAAGAGCACCCGGGAGATCACCCTCATCGGCCACGGTCCCCGGGGGGAGGAATTGGCGGCCGCCCTGGCGGCCTCGCCGGAGTCCTGA
- a CDS encoding ABC transporter permease, protein MWPFLAKRLLLMIPMLLGITLVSFVVIQLAPGTPTEIQTTLNPKASLEAQKRLRELYGLDQPLMVQYWRWLKRVAVLDFGRSFAPDRRPVWDKIRERIGITVGINLLALSLILMVAIPIGVLSATRPHSLFDRATTLLVFFGFAMPGFWLALLLIMFFGVYLDWLPISGLTSLHFRQLPWWQKIGDLAAHLVLPVLVSAFGGLAGMSRYMRGNMLEVIRQDYITTARAKGLPERTVIFKHALRNALLPVITILGLSVPGLIGGSVIAESIFAIPGMGQLFYGAVMARDYPLVMGELVIGAVLTLLGNLLADLGYALADPRIRAG, encoded by the coding sequence ATGTGGCCCTTTCTCGCCAAGCGCCTGCTCCTGATGATCCCCATGCTTCTGGGGATCACCTTGGTGTCTTTTGTCGTTATCCAATTAGCGCCGGGGACCCCCACCGAGATTCAGACCACCCTCAACCCCAAGGCCAGCCTGGAAGCCCAAAAGCGCCTGCGGGAGCTCTACGGCCTGGATCAGCCGCTGATGGTGCAGTACTGGCGCTGGCTCAAGAGGGTGGCGGTGCTGGACTTCGGCCGCTCCTTCGCGCCGGACCGCCGGCCGGTATGGGACAAGATCCGGGAACGCATCGGCATCACCGTGGGCATCAATCTCCTGGCCTTGAGCCTCATCCTCATGGTGGCCATTCCCATCGGGGTCCTCTCCGCCACCCGGCCGCACTCCCTCTTCGACCGGGCCACCACCCTCCTGGTCTTTTTCGGCTTTGCCATGCCGGGTTTCTGGCTGGCCCTGCTCCTCATCATGTTTTTTGGGGTCTATCTGGACTGGCTCCCCATCTCGGGGCTCACCTCCCTGCATTTCCGCCAACTCCCCTGGTGGCAGAAAATCGGCGATCTGGCCGCCCATCTGGTCCTGCCGGTTCTGGTCTCCGCCTTCGGAGGGCTGGCGGGCATGTCCCGCTACATGCGCGGCAATATGCTGGAGGTCATCCGCCAGGATTACATCACCACCGCCCGGGCCAAGGGGCTGCCGGAGCGCACGGTGATCTTCAAGCACGCCTTGAGGAACGCCCTTTTGCCGGTGATTACCATCCTGGGACTGTCAGTGCCCGGCCTCATCGGCGGCAGCGTCATCGCCGAGTCCATTTTCGCCATCCCGGGCATGGGGCAGCTCTTCTACGGCGCGGTCATGGCCCGGGATTACCCCCTGGTCATGGGGGAGCTGGTCATCGGCGCGGTCCTGACCCTGCTGGGGAACCTCCTGGCCGACCTGGGCTACGCCCTGGCCGACCCTCGCATCCGCGCCGGGTAG